A portion of the Candidatus Tectomicrobia bacterium genome contains these proteins:
- a CDS encoding maleylpyruvate isomerase family mycothiol-dependent enzyme, whose product MDYVPELHATVAAIGREFRRLAGWFRTFGEEDWKRPSYCPGWNAAKVVGHMAFGGAFFASSVRNALKGDLGFPLGAKDQAEFMRIREDMAQEIADLSPERLIERFELNTGDVYGLFSTLKPGDFERPTWHRRGVFPVRRLVISRLNELLLHEWDIWNEPGRAMTQQPIGTAAGNLRQHFPLFYELSPAEGLSGTFAFRLTDGKKWAMRVEGKKAQDLGLGEHRADVTISATGSDMLLLATGRGPVEERRKEGRFTVEGDEKKAQALIPKLFFPL is encoded by the coding sequence TTGGACTACGTGCCCGAGCTTCACGCCACCGTCGCGGCCATCGGCCGGGAGTTCCGCCGCTTGGCAGGCTGGTTCCGCACCTTCGGGGAGGAGGACTGGAAGCGGCCCTCCTACTGCCCGGGCTGGAACGCCGCCAAGGTGGTGGGCCACATGGCCTTCGGGGGCGCCTTCTTCGCCTCCTCGGTGCGGAACGCGCTCAAGGGCGACCTGGGTTTTCCGCTCGGGGCCAAGGACCAGGCCGAGTTCATGCGCATCCGGGAGGACATGGCCCAGGAAATCGCGGATCTCTCGCCGGAGCGGCTCATCGAGCGCTTCGAGCTGAACACCGGGGACGTGTACGGCCTTTTTTCGACCCTGAAGCCCGGGGACTTCGAGCGGCCCACCTGGCACCGGCGGGGGGTGTTCCCGGTGCGGCGGCTGGTCATCTCGCGCCTGAACGAGCTCCTGCTCCACGAGTGGGACATCTGGAACGAGCCCGGGCGCGCCATGACGCAGCAGCCCATCGGCACCGCGGCCGGGAACCTGCGCCAGCACTTCCCGCTCTTCTACGAGCTGAGCCCGGCCGAGGGGCTCTCGGGCACCTTCGCCTTCCGCCTCACCGACGGCAAGAAGTGGGCCATGCGGGTGGAGGGCAAGAAGGCGCAAGATTTGGGACTGGGCGAGCACAGGGCCGATGTGACGATCTCCGCCACCGGGAGCGACATGCTCCTCCTCGCCACCGGCCGGGGCCCGGTCGAGGAGAGGCGGAAAGAGGGCCGGTTCACCGTCGAGGGGGACGAGAAGAAGGCCCAGGCCCTCATCCCCAAATTGTTCTTCCCGCTGTGA
- a CDS encoding chromate transporter, translating to MNAPAERPGPGRIAWTFLRLGAFAFGGLGGALALLERELVERRGWVSRRDFGEALALTKPLPGSTMVQVAAYLGARLGGWPGALAAALAFVAPAACLMTAAAALTASLPDAPWARGALAGVQLAVAGLLASAMWRLARSEARGRRLTLVLLAACALGFFAPAALVVAGAGAAGVLAEGTRDA from the coding sequence GTGAACGCGCCCGCGGAGCGCCCCGGCCCCGGCCGGATCGCCTGGACCTTCCTCCGGCTGGGGGCCTTCGCCTTCGGGGGCCTGGGCGGGGCCCTCGCGCTCCTCGAGCGCGAGCTGGTCGAGAGGCGGGGCTGGGTCTCGCGGCGGGACTTCGGCGAGGCCCTCGCCCTCACCAAGCCCCTCCCCGGCTCGACCATGGTGCAGGTGGCGGCCTACCTGGGCGCGCGGCTGGGCGGCTGGCCGGGGGCGCTCGCCGCCGCGCTCGCCTTCGTCGCCCCGGCCGCCTGCCTCATGACGGCGGCGGCGGCCCTCACGGCGTCGCTGCCGGACGCCCCCTGGGCCCGGGGGGCGCTGGCCGGCGTCCAACTCGCGGTGGCGGGCCTCCTCGCCTCGGCCATGTGGAGGCTGGCCCGCAGCGAGGCGCGGGGGAGGAGGCTCACCCTCGTCCTCCTCGCGGCGTGCGCCCTGGGGTTCTTCGCTCCGGCCGCGCTCGTGGTGGCCGGGGCGGGGGCGGCGGGGGTGCTGGCCGAGGGGACGCGGGATGCTTGA